From one bacterium genomic stretch:
- a CDS encoding Maf family protein: protein MYKNIILASKSPRRKELLAQIIPETDFIVIGSDISEEIFPGEDAESYSIRIAEEKARNIIVRHQEMIGNSSVVIGADTVVSLDNEIIRQPKDNADAKRILKKLSQRCHTVITGVVIIKEV, encoded by the coding sequence ATATATAAAAATATAATTTTAGCCTCTAAGTCACCACGCCGCAAAGAACTCCTTGCTCAAATCATTCCTGAGACAGATTTTATTGTCATTGGGAGCGATATTTCTGAGGAAATATTTCCTGGTGAGGATGCAGAATCTTACTCTATCCGCATAGCAGAGGAGAAGGCAAGGAATATTATTGTCCGACACCAAGAAATGATAGGGAACTCATCTGTGGTCATTGGTGCTGATACCGTAGTATCATTGGATAATGAGATAATTAGGCAGCCAAAAGATAATGCCGATGCTAAGAGGATATTGAAAAAATTAAGCCAAAGATGCCATACAGTCATAACTGGGGTGGTAATAATAAAAGAAGTGTAA